The stretch of DNA CCCGTGAAGTCTGCGATCTGATCATGCACGCCCAAGGTACGCTCGATGCGGCGATAGCGAGGTTCCTCTGATCACCCTGACGCGCCAGCAAATCGTCGCGATCGCCATGCTCGCCGTAGCGGCGCTGGGCAGCACGTGGTACGCGCAGCGGATCAAGCCCACGGAAGATGCCGGTGCGACTGCCGAACACGGCACTGTCGACTACTTCTCCCTCGACATCCGGCGGACCGCTCTGGACGAGGGCGGCAAGGCCAAGAACTTGCTGGTGGCACCGGTACTCACACACTACATCGACGATGACCACACCGATCTGACGATGCCGGTGTACACCATGTTTTCGAAAGAGGACAATCCTCCCTGGGTCATTTCTTCCGAACATGGCACCATCCGCCCGGATGGGACCATCGCCTTGGAAGGCGCGGTACTGATCCAGCGGGACACGGACCGGAATGGCCGGGCGATCCGGGTGATAACGAGCAACGCCCTGGTCGATCCCAGCCGGGACTATGCGGAGACGGCCGACCATGTCGAAGTCTTCAGCGATCCGGACTTCCTGTCAGGCGACGGCGCCCAGGTTCATTTCGGCGATCAACTCAAAATCACCATCCTTTCCAATGTCCGCAGAAAACATGACGTGCGCTAGAACGAGAACGCTAGGCTTCCTCGCCCTGTTCTGCCTCTGGCCGGGCTTGACGTTCGGACTGTCCAGCGACGCCAAGCAGCCGATCTACATCGAGGCCGACACCGCCACCTACGACGAGGCCACCGGGCAAACCATTTACATCGGCCACGTGCGCTCGACCCAGGGCAGCCTGATCGTGGACTCGGACAAGATGATCGTCTACCAGAAAGGTGGGAAAACCGAAAAAGTCGTGGCCACGGCAAATCCGGTCCGCCTGAAGCAGACGCCGGATGGCGGCAAAGAGGACATTCACGGCACGGGCCAGCGCGCCGAATATTTCCCCGAAACCGGCATTCTCATCCTTTACGACAAGGCTGTGGTCTGGCAAGGCGGCGATTCTACCGAGAGCGACCGGATCGAATACGACAGCCGCAAGAATTTCGTGAAGGCGGGCGATCCGCAGTCGAACAAATCGCGCGTGCACGTCAAGCTGGCGCCCAAGGCGGAAACCAAGAGCCCGAAGTAAGCCGATGACCACACTTTGCGCGGAAAATCTCGGCAAGCGCTATCACCGGCGCACCGTCGTCGACAACGTCAATCTGTCGATCAATACCGGAGAAATCGTCGGCCTGCTCGGCCCCAATGGCGCCGGCAAGACGACCAGCTTCTACATGATCGTCGGACTGATACGCCCGGACCATGGAACCATCTCAATCGATCAGCGTCCCATCACCCACATGCCGATGCATGCGAGGGCGAGACTGGGCCTGGGATACCTTCCTCAGGAGCCGTCGATTTTTCGCAAGCTGACGGTTGCCGACAATCTGCGGGCGGTGCTGGAGTTCCGCCCGGACCTGACGCGCGGGCAACAGGAATTGATCATCGAAGAATTACTCGACGAGTTCAGCATTTCCCACTTGCGGGACCAGCGGGCCGTCGGCCTGTCCGGCGGTGAACGGCGGCGTGTGGAGATTGCCCGCGCCCTGGCCTGCGAGCCTCGCTTCATGCTTCTGGACGAACCCTTCGCCGGCGTCGACCCGATCAGCATCATCGACATCCGCAATATCATCGAACACCTGAAAAACCGCGGAATCGGAATCCTGATC from Methylococcus geothermalis encodes:
- the lptA gene encoding lipopolysaccharide transport periplasmic protein LptA produces the protein MTCARTRTLGFLALFCLWPGLTFGLSSDAKQPIYIEADTATYDEATGQTIYIGHVRSTQGSLIVDSDKMIVYQKGGKTEKVVATANPVRLKQTPDGGKEDIHGTGQRAEYFPETGILILYDKAVVWQGGDSTESDRIEYDSRKNFVKAGDPQSNKSRVHVKLAPKAETKSPK
- the lptB gene encoding LPS export ABC transporter ATP-binding protein → MTTLCAENLGKRYHRRTVVDNVNLSINTGEIVGLLGPNGAGKTTSFYMIVGLIRPDHGTISIDQRPITHMPMHARARLGLGYLPQEPSIFRKLTVADNLRAVLEFRPDLTRGQQELIIEELLDEFSISHLRDQRAVGLSGGERRRVEIARALACEPRFMLLDEPFAGVDPISIIDIRNIIEHLKNRGIGILITEHNVRETLGICDRAYILAAGRVIAEGNATEIVNNREVRQVYLGDNFSL
- the lptC gene encoding LPS export ABC transporter periplasmic protein LptC, with amino-acid sequence MLAVAALGSTWYAQRIKPTEDAGATAEHGTVDYFSLDIRRTALDEGGKAKNLLVAPVLTHYIDDDHTDLTMPVYTMFSKEDNPPWVISSEHGTIRPDGTIALEGAVLIQRDTDRNGRAIRVITSNALVDPSRDYAETADHVEVFSDPDFLSGDGAQVHFGDQLKITILSNVRRKHDVR